In the genome of Mytilus edulis chromosome 14, xbMytEdul2.2, whole genome shotgun sequence, the window ttggtgtacgaacaatgagattaccctccgtcctttagattctgaaaaaaCAAGATGTTGTATCTTCAATCCCTTAAAAATTCTAATTTTACGGATACCATCACCAGTTGGTAGACCtaataattatttgtttcatAAATGACAACGGATATGTTTTAATTGTTGTGACTTCAGATAGAGTCCCATTTTCTCTGAAATCATCTATCGAATTTGGCTTAACACCGTGTTTGTACTTACACGAGCAATACTAAGGGTGCCACAATTGAGGAGGATTTGCTTACCATTCTGGAGCAGTCCCAGTTTTTGGTGGATTCGTGATGTTCAGTCATCGGTTTTTGATTGGTGTGTGTTTTGGCCTGTGGTGTTTCTGATATTACTTTTCtatttagccatggtgttgtccgTTTACTGTCAATTATGAGTTTCAAAGCAACTTTGGTATCCTTTGCCTtccttttaataaatataaaatcttgtTTTATCTCATGTACTTAAGATGGGGATCGCACAGATCTACCTTTATGGAATGCTAAAgataatttttctattttaacaatataaacataaaacaatgTTTGAATATGTCCATTTACTAAGACATTTATTGTTCAATATTGTCTGAAGTTTCCAAGAATATGCATGGTGTATTCTTCATTTTTATCTATAAGTTACACTTTATCAATGTTTGTAATAAACATCGGTAAGTTATTTGTACTAGTAGGCAACATCAATCTTGTTTCAATACAGATCCTACATTTTTGTATGTCCACACGTTACCTTTATACGGTTCTGAAAACGATCTTATCTGGATTTTGTTTAACGTCTATTTTCTATCAATTTATCCCTTCTTGTAATAAAGCACGCATTCAATAGTTTTGAGGCACAATTTTTTCCTGGTTAATATAAACGTTATCATAGCAGATTGTAGAACAGAGTATTCTCAGATCCTTTTTAGCGAAGAAAGAACACATGATTTCTATTTATATCACACTGCAGTGGCATAGGTTTTTAAAATtgcactttaaaaacaaatattttgcttAGTACGTAGAGAGTAActtgttttgattttaatttatccACATTCAGAATAAACGTTTGTTTGGTATAGAAATGTTTGGTGTGCAAATTTATTGGATGTGTCAGTATtgttttttcgtcatttttccaTCCAAACGGACGGCACTTCGCATGGGTCTAACTGTCGGACATCATGCAACTACATACAACCACATGCAACCACATCTTTCACTTATTCACGCTTAAGATTCTTAGATTCTCTTAAATTCAGTAATCTTTGTTTTTCATACTTCATTCAATTTGAATATGTGAAAGActttattatattatagttcgtttctgtgtgtgttacattttaacgttgtgtttccgttgtgtcgtttgttttctcttatttttgagtgtgaattcacattactataaaacgtgtcacggtacttatctatcccaaagtcatgtatttggttttgatgttatatttgttattctcaggATTttttctaatgcttagtccgtttctgtgtgtgttacattttaatgttgtgtcgttgttctcctcttatatttaatgcgtttcccttagttttagtttgttaccccgattttgtttttgtccatggatttatgagttttgaacagcggtatactactgttgcctttatttaattcaGCATATACTGAACCAAATGTAATTGTGGACTGAGATCGAGTATTATTAAAGATAATACTATTGTACTGTCTTGTTACACAGTATCGCACATCTCGCGAAAAGACGTATAAACCTGAtatttttgatgcgttttttttttataaaacatgacTGATATTTTTCGGTCAATTTAACAACTGAAAGTTAATATAAGTAATCGTTCATTTGTTTGATTGAATAGCTTGTAGCAAATTTATATACCGATTGAAATTGAACACTCAGTAGTGTATGTCACTGCTCAAGGCAAGCAGAAGTTACTAATGATTAAACTTGTTTCAAAGGAACGATGTTGTAGGACATAAACTATTTTGTTCTTGTATTCGTCAGAAGTTTGCACggaaaacatgataaaagtataatgaatacacaaataaattaaaaaatttagaatgTAACGTTTATTTCATTAGATCACAGAAAAGTTGTAACGCTATGTCCTCCACATAATCTAATTTTAATATGCTGGTATTCCAAGGAATATTGCACAATTGCTTGTTTGCAAATTTAACTGTCCAATGTGAAGGCTGTGACGATAGTCGATGGTAATCCATAGACGAATTCAAGATGTAAAAAAGAAGCTGGTTTTGTATTCCCGAGTAGGGTAGTAGGAATCGGTCATCATGTACTCTTGTTTCTAATGCAACACCGCTAAGTATTAAGAATGGTGGTATTGCAACAATATGGTGTACTATATGATTGAGCATGATGGTTTTCACTCTTCCAGCGTTCTTGTTATTTGACTCATGGCAGAACGTTTAGCATCTGGGTTTTACCACTGATAGTTTTGTAGTCGCCATTTGCAACACTTGCTTCTCTTCCCtgtaacatttttaaatttctgctgttgttttttttttaatcatttggtCCCAACTCCCAACTGATACAAGCATACTCCATAAAGGGTTCACTTGTGTGGTATAACATTGTTCCTGAGTGTGATTTGGACAGTAAATAACTAATGATGTATGCCTACATGGTTACTATACGCATGTAATAAGTTGTGGCCGATGTTAAGGTAGTTTGAGTTCTTTATTACTTCTATTGCAGGAGATATTTGTCTGCCAATTACTGGAGTAAGATTGTATCTACCTCTTTTCATATCTTTCTCTTTAGTAAGCAATCATCTGCGAATATCCTATGTAAGTTAAGAGGCAATTCGTTCTTACTGTTTTACATGGTACTTTCTAATTTCTTCAGTTTGAACAATATTAATCAAACCAAACCATTTACTTAGGTAAAAATGAATACATTCCATCATCGGTATGTGTATCACCTTTTCccttcatttatttaaatgtaaaaacgTGTATTTCAGATCGGAATAATCCTCCTGTAATTAACAATCTGCCAAGTTCACTTTTACTTCCGGAAGACACGTCACCAATGACATCGATTTTCAGTTTCATGGTTACAGACAGTGACGTCATCGATAGTTTGAGTTGTTTAATTGACGTACAACCAACCAGTGGTTATTCCCTGTTCACTTTCAATTCCACATGTGAGTTTAATTTAGATTGACGTTTTACTCGTATAAATATATTTAGGATAtttgctactctgtttcaaaataacaaactttttaacAAAACCTGTTCTAAAATGATAGtagataaataaagaaactaaaaatgttttgaatggcaatacatggataaaaccagagaattccgaaaatctggaaaatttcaaaacaagaaATTATTATACTTTAACATGTGAGCGACAGATGAAATCGACCTTAGGTAGAACTCTCGTAAATTATGAACAAcatgtatttaaataatttataaaaaaatattttcgactCGTTAAGTTCTTACATAAATGTTCCCAGATCTCGAAAGAGATGTTATGTCTCACAAATAAGATTGActacaataattaaaaaaaaatacaataatatagcaaatagttattaaaggtaccaggattttaatttagtacgccagacgcgcaattTAGTGTTCATACAGCTGAAATCTAAACCATATATCATTACGGCGTAATGCAtatttattatttcagcattAACACTTTACATCAAACATGGTGCAATATTGGATTATGAGTtgttaaatgacaaaacatataacATCACATTCACAGTATCTGATAACACTGATACCGTCTATGGGTCGGTTGTAATCACAATTCAGGATGTCAACGATGCTCCTGTATTTCAAGCGTCGGCGCTATATCTATGGGTAAATGAATCACAGGTAAGTCACTTAactcacaaaaaaataatttcaaatataaactATACTATATAGTTAAACTGTTTTAgaaatacacctaatcgctatttattccattccggataagttctaaaataacccaactttttcatccagttgacgCTATCTtggaccctgtttaaacaatgcACCATGCACGATACGTTTTAATGAGCTGTTaaaactaccgtaaatacttcaaacaaaatatttttttacttcaattttaatttcgaaaggTGGATCATACTCTATCAATGTTTCTTAATGGTCGCTTTCTTAAGTTTTTCCTCCCacagctcactactgatgacctctaTTTTCGGCGgcatgacccaaacaggaagttgtgtaaatgactgtttttcccggatTGGACTAagtagcgataaggtgtattgaaatATGGGATTACTTATATGAAATaccaaaaataacaatataagAGTAATTACCATTAGAAGAAATAAAAGACActtttcaacagaaaaaaaacacagacaaATGTAAAATGATTGAAGTATCACGTTATATGGTAACGTAACTGTATACAACAAAATTaacgttaaaaaaaatactgaaaatccctacgcaaatggcaaaataaaaagctcaaacatatcattcgaatggataataactgatATATTCCTGGCTTACTAAGGACAAGCTACAATTCTATAAACGATTTAGTTggttatctatttatatttagtaTTTATCAAATAGCAGAATAAAAGATTATAGTGCAACTTGCATCAAGAATAACATTAATGGTAATGTTTAGAATATTCTTAAGAAAGTATGCTCGCTTTTTACTAATTTTAACACGCTATGTTTGTTTTTACTAAGGCGCACACAATAATTGGACAGCTGCCACCATATGTAGACCAGGACATTGGCGATAGCATATTGTATCGAATGACCAATGGAAGCGGAGTAGGATATGTTTCAGTGAATGAGTCAACTGGAATTCTTTCCTTTCATTTAGATTATGATTCCGACCAATCGAGTATGCCATCtgaaatcaatataaatatagatattgaAGACAATGGCGGCTTAACCGACACGTGTTTTGTAACTATATACATACACGATATAAATGACAACGCCCCAGTGTTCAGTAGTACTGCATATGTGTTTACAGTTGATTCGAATACGCCTTTCGGTTCTTCGATTGGGAGTACAGTTGCAACAGACATTGATGAAGGAAGTAACTCAATGATTTCGTATCGAGTAGATCCGACCTCATCACTAAATAGTTCTTTTATTGTCTCTAACGATGGATTAATTGTATCACTGACCTCGTTTTCAACTTTGCCTGCCAATTCTATCCTAACTTTTAAAGTCATTGCTGAGGATGACGGTTTACCGAGCCTCTCAGCAGAAGTAACGGTCACAGTTATTGTAGCAAGTCCAAATACATCACAGCCAATATCACAGCAAACAAATGTTTCCTACCAAAACAATTTGATAGCTAGTGCAACTGAAACAGGGAATCCTCAAAACTTTACAAATACAACCGAATGGACCATTCTTGTTGTTGTTTCTGTTGTTGGTGCAGTGTTGTTATTGATTTTAATTGCTTGTCAATTTCATCAGTGTCGGAGTCGGTCTAATGACCAAAAATACCAGGAAATCCCGCAAAAACAACAGTAAGTTTCAGTACAATAATTCATCATgcagtacattgacctataatggtttacttttttttttaaattgttatttggatggagagttgtctcattgtctcacaccacatcttcctatatcaatatAAGATAAAACTAAATCAAATTACTATTTTGTTCATTGTGTattaagatgaaaaaaatatacatttatcattTACAACTTGTTCACCAGACAACTCTAATGAAAAATGTTGTATAcgtattattgctattttacgaAATGTTCATTTGATCTAACTGACTGATAGTTTTCTTTCTCAGTGGAGTCTAATGATATGAAAACTATCGCTAAGGACGCACGTGCCCGTTGTCATGAAATTAACatcgtcgtcataggtaaaatagcgattaacagattatcattggtcatctcaactcgattgcttttctcgctttcgccgtcccgtctcaagcgagaaaatcaatctcgttgagatgatcaacgaaaATCAATAAATTCTAAAAATTAACTAGTGTGATACGGCGCGTATACTAATCCTTTCTAACAACTGTTTAATTTGAAGCTGCCTGTACTTTTGTATCCCCCACTGAGCCGCATTAATTTTTCAGTCTTTGCAtccgtttgtttgttcgttcgttcgtctgtctgtcccgcttcaaattaaagtttttggtctatGTAGTTTTTGATCaaattaaagtccaatcaacttgaaacttagtacaagtgttccctatgatatgttctttctaaCTTAAAGGTCAAATTATAGTGCTGACCCCTATTTCATGGTCtcctgaacatagaaaattaaagtacgaatgtggcatccgtgtactatgaacaAATTCTTGTTCCAATTTATAAATCTTTGATTCCTTCTCCGGCTATTGTATTGCATTTTAGTTTTGATTAACTCTACAACCTTTTTTCTAATaggttttgaatatttaaatattttaaggtGAGGCTTAACTGAAGAGATATTGCTTTTCACAATGTTAATCTTGTGCAGTAACATTGTTATCATTAATGTTATGGTAATGTTCCTCCgatttatctatttttacatTTCCCAAAACGCAGGGGGATGTTAATAATAATCACGGTTGAGTATTATACACTCTGTTTATGTTGATGTGTTTCTCACGGTTTTCTGTTTGAAACCCGGATTTATtactctcaatcgatttatgacttttgaaaatcAGTATACAtgcactactgttgcctttttcaACTTGTAAAACATAAGATTGTACTATTTATTTCAGAACACCAAAACCACTTCCAAAGTTACACAGGGTGAAATCATCTTCAATGAGAGACAACGATTTTTGGAATCAAGGTAAATTAAGAACAGAATCTATAAGGTGTGTTCAATATGGTAGTATAGCCAACAGGAGTGTTAACGATGACGTATACATAGCGTCGGTTTCAATGCAAGCTGATGGAAATCACTAGACTTTTCTCCTATACTTGAAATATTGAACACTTAAATATATTATTGACAGAAAATTTATATATGAGGTCATTATTatatccgttttttttttaataaataataaagtagAAGCGATATATGTAAAAGGGGCATTGAAAAATTTTATAAATAGGaatatatggtatgagtgccaaaaaAGACAACTCTCCCTCCAAGTTACAATGTGTAAATAAATTATAGGAATTAAAGGGCTAAAGTAATGCCTTCAACTTCATTAGAATGAAACAAACTAACAACAACATAGCAAAACAAACGCcaaataatagtaaacaaaacacagaacCATTAAAACCCAAATTGAGAATTGGCAACTAACACTATAAATTATACCACCAACCAGTCGTAGAGAATCCAtaatttacataataatattGGTCGCTTACAAAATATGTATGGCAAACCGAACACAGCCAGTAGTTTTCAAGTAACGAAACAATGAATTGTGATCTCGATAGTATTCACATAAATGAGAATATCGACAAACAAATAGAGACTTTGGAGAAATCAAAGAatggtgagaaaaaaaaactcaaaataacgATAATTGAATAACGGGGTGCTAAATTATAAGGAATATTATATCG includes:
- the LOC139504094 gene encoding protocadherin alpha-1-like, with the protein product MYVTGSTANELLFNIAVPEQITVVPGDAIGWQTAGVEVLTYEDTETPDEMIWHDESMPDVPVPGKHMFPKNSLRKRMYAVKAYLSAGTPPQFTNLPASLSITDAVFPGATVFVPTVSDVNVGDTHNYTHAGSLSTYFSIDPTSGVVKVAKALVPATFNIYMVVTDVCGLEDIQQLTVTVIGPNHAPTLENMPGIAHVVEDAVIETLVYNLTVTDSDPITCSITDTVPSNAPFLFKIHGTASALTLYIKHGAILDYELLNDKTYNITFTVSDNTDTVYGSVVITIQDVNDAPVFQASALYLWVNESQAHTIIGQLPPYVDQDIGDSILYRMTNGSGVGYVSVNESTGILSFHLDYDSDQSSMPSEININIDIEDNGGLTDTCFVTIYIHDINDNAPVFSSTAYVFTVDSNTPFGSSIGSTVATDIDEGSNSMISYRVDPTSSLNSSFIVSNDGLIVSLTSFSTLPANSILTFKVIAEDDGLPSLSAEVTVTVIVASPNTSQPISQQTNVSYQNNLIASATETGNPQNFTNTTEWTILVVVSVVGAVLLLILIACQFHQCRSRSNDQKYQEIPQKQQTPKPLPKLHRVKSSSMRDNDFWNQGAEGNEHPPVRRAMSQKMLSLTAISNGHSRVSNLRTVTEDYDNMPRIIKTTGVRESPGFRGLASDRTSLRF